Genomic window (Halomicrobium zhouii):
GACGCAGGTGGCCCTGAGCCACTCCGGCACCGGCGTCGAGGGCGTGATCAACGAGCGCGTCGACATCGGCGACGCCAGCTCGACGGCCGGATCCATCCTCGGCGAGGACCACGAGGCGATGGACGACATCGTCGACCACGTCGTCGGCGTCGACGGCCAGCCGATCGTCGTCAGTCGTGAGATCCGCGAGGCCGGCGTGACCCAAGTGACGGGCGACGAACTGCGCGCGATCTACAAACAGGAGATCACCAACTGGAGCGAACTCGGCGGGCCGGACAAGGACATCTACGCGATCGGCCGCGCGGAGGACTCGGGGACCGACACGGCGTTCCGTGCCAACCTCTACGGCGACCCGGACGCACCCATCGAACCGGACACGCGCAAGGGCCAGAACCAGCAGGTCGCGACCCTGGTCGAGCAAAACGACAACGCCATCGCGTACATCGCGCTGGCCTTCGTGGAACCGGACGGCGCGACGCCGCCCATCGGCCTCGAACTCGACGGCACGCTCTACGAGTACGGCAAGAACCTCGGGTCGAAGGGCTATCCGCTCAGCCGCGACCTCCACTGCTACACCTTCGAGGGGACCGACAACCGGGAGAGCGCCTTCATCAACATGATCCTCTCGGAGTTCGGCCAGCAGTACTTCGTCGAGCCCAACAACTACTTCAAGCTCCCGCCGGCGCGGCGCGAGGAAGAGCGAGCCAAACTGGCAGACCAGGCCTGAGAGGCCCGGACCGGCTATCGGATCCGCGCTACCCTCGCGGGTAGCGGTCTCACGATTTTCAC
Coding sequences:
- a CDS encoding PstS family phosphate ABC transporter substrate-binding protein; the encoded protein is MTRDQRPDDVSRRKFILATGAAGTAALAGCSGGSGSESTPTPRVEQETVVKTVTRDADGSDSDSQQIPSLTADGSSTVYPITNLASSLWNGNPPADDQEYWGPGQYDIDTDQNLADYWAGLYGFEPTEERSVPPFQTQVALSHSGTGVEGVINERVDIGDASSTAGSILGEDHEAMDDIVDHVVGVDGQPIVVSREIREAGVTQVTGDELRAIYKQEITNWSELGGPDKDIYAIGRAEDSGTDTAFRANLYGDPDAPIEPDTRKGQNQQVATLVEQNDNAIAYIALAFVEPDGATPPIGLELDGTLYEYGKNLGSKGYPLSRDLHCYTFEGTDNRESAFINMILSEFGQQYFVEPNNYFKLPPARREEERAKLADQA